From Abiotrophia defectiva ATCC 49176:
AAACAGAACGATATTGGAAAAAGTTTATCTGTTTTAAGCGGTGGAGAAATTATAAAATTGTTGCTTGCTAAAATGCTCATGGGTAGATATAACATCCTAATAATGGATGAACCCAGTAACTTCCTTGACATACCAAGTTTAGAGGCTTTGGAAATACTAATGAAGGAGTACACCGGAACTATCGTGTTTATCACCCACGATAAACGATTACTCGAAAATGTAGCAGATGTAGTTTATGAAATTAGAGATAAGAAAATAAATCTGAAACATTAAATTTAAGGTAGTCGCTGGTCAGTATAGTCTGTTCTGGTTGGCGACTCCATTGTTAAAGAGTATAAAGACTTTAGATTTTATGAATATTAAAAATAGGAACAGTCAATTGAACTGCTCCTATTTTTCTGCTAAATATATTGTAGTTTTCTTATATGTATAATGATAGATTAGCGGATTCTCATCTACGGTACTTACTTCAAATATGAAGAAGTGATCGCGGTTATCTCTGGACTTTTCCTTATTGAGGACAAAGTAATTCTTACGTGAAGTCGCCATTGTTTTTAGGATATCATCAGTTAGGAAGGTCAATGGAATATTCATGTTAGAGTAGCGGTAGAAGTCACGTTCAAAATCTTGGTAGCTCTCGCTATAATAGTCCATTTGTAGGTGATTACGCTGAAACTCAAGCTGATTCATAGAGCACCTCCTCGACAAGTTCAATACTAATAATGTCTTTTAATTTCAAATTGATGTGACCTGTTGTAGTTTTTATCAAAATGAAATCTTTGGTCAGACTTGGTATTGTTCCAGTGTAGGAAACACGCTTGTTTTTTTCAATCACTTGAATGCGTGTGCGTAGCTGCCCGGCGTATACTTGACTGAGGAGTAATAATTTCTTCTCTAGTGATAAGTCAGACATGTACGTTACTTTGTTTGTATCATCAGAGAGTGCTGATGCATGTTCAGATAGGAAAAAGCCCATCCATTTTTGCATCTTTGTATCCTGGTACTCTCTTGCTGATTGAAATGGTAAATATGAACGGTCAATCATATCAAATCCTTTCTATGCAGAGGCAAGGGTATTTTTATCAAATTGAATCGTAAAACCTTGAATTCCCCCACCTGTGTAACATTCTTTAAAGCGATTGATTACCTCAGTATAGATTATCACAGATGAGCTTGTTGGCTTAATGCTAAATGTAAATTCCAATGGTAATCGGTTTTCAGATTTAGCATGTACTAGTCGTATCGATATTTCAGTTGTTTTGAGTTTTCTCTGACGAAGTTTTGAAGTTGCTGTTTCAACGATTCCATGTAAAAATCTTTCAAGCATTTCAATATCATTACATCCTTTGCTACGGATTTCTGAAAATTGTACTGTATTTTTTTCTTGTTTCATTTTAATCCCTCCAATCCACCCGCGGAATGACCACCGATAAGTTTACTGCGTTCAATATTTCTGGAACCTTCAGTTAGGACGGTTCCTTTTTGTATGGCTAAAAAACCAAACTGTTCTCTGACAACATCAATAGCTGTCTGAAGTCTATTATCTTTTTCAATTTGTTCTACATCATCAAAGAGTGATAGTAGAGTATAGCTTTCATCTACGAAGCCACTATAAGATACACCAATTTGTCTCACTGCACCAGAGGTGTATTTTTTCGGAATAATACAAGTACATGACTCACCATTGTTTTTGGGAGATTTGCGGGTTCAATTTTATTCTGAGCATTTATAGATTTTTTCATCTCAGTCCTAGAATAGCCAATATGAATAGAAACGACAGTAGTCAATACTAGGGCTACTGTTCCGTTCCACAGTATCATTTAAAAATCATTTTCACACCCTTTCGTCTATTAGTATAGAAGAAAGCTCTCAGCACATGTGGAGACGGTATGTTTGATGTCTAGGGAAGAAAATAAATAGCGAAAAGTAGCGAATTTATGGGCTTTTTTGAGATTAGGCAATAGCTCATAAAAGTCCGTAATTCTTATATTGAAACATATCTACTGTAAAAACAGTCAGAGGGTATAGGCTGTGGATTGGATGTCGTGGGTTGCAGCACTAGGATAGATGTTATCTAGGGTGCAAACTCAATTTGAGTGAGTGATTTAGATGTTGTATAATCCGGCAACTCGACTGTTAGCAATATGGCAAGCAGTGGATTAGATGTTATGGAAGGATGAGTTTTGTATGCCAACCAAAAAGCAGCATTTTGTGCCCCGTGTATATATGAAAGCTTGGGAAACACAAGTAGAAACACATAAAGAGCCTGATAAAAAATTCAATGGCATTTATGTGATTAAAGACGGAAGCACTGGTGATGGAGCAAACATAAATTCCGTACTTTGGAAACCGCATCTGTATACTATCAATTTTAAGTATGATTTTATTTGCAATTCATGTGCCAAAGTAAAATCGCAGTTTGTTGACATGATTTACGAGTTGCTAAGAAATAAATTTAAACAGCCTGTTTATGGAAAACTAGGATATAGCATTATCAAAACCAAGAAGAGTATAAAGAAGCATTTTTTTGAAATACATGATTGGGACTTCTATTATGATGACGGTAATGTTGCAAAGAAAACAGCTATTCTAAGCCAGATAGATGCACTTAATTGTTATATTTTAGAAGAATCATTTGACGATTATTTAGAAAAAAACTGGGAAAATACTATGAATTCATTTGTCTATGGAGTTCATAACGGTCAGCCTGTTGGACTTGGAAGAA
This genomic window contains:
- a CDS encoding DUF5960 family protein, producing MNQLEFQRNHLQMDYYSESYQDFERDFYRYSNMNIPLTFLTDDILKTMATSRKNYFVLNKEKSRDNRDHFFIFEVSTVDENPLIYHYTYKKTTIYLAEK